From one Lysinibacillus sp. G4S2 genomic stretch:
- the comGC gene encoding competence type IV pilus major pilin ComGC: protein MKRLKQQAGFTLIEMLIVLLIISILILITIPNVTKHFATIDEKGCKAYISMVQGQVEAYRVDFMAYPTIGELVEKGYLKKNETTCPNKKVIEITNDGEVRLAKPSSEVGSGS, encoded by the coding sequence ATGAAACGTCTAAAGCAGCAAGCTGGCTTTACATTGATCGAAATGTTAATCGTTCTGCTTATTATTTCAATATTAATTTTAATCACAATTCCAAACGTTACGAAACATTTTGCCACAATTGATGAGAAGGGCTGTAAAGCGTATATTAGCATGGTGCAGGGGCAAGTAGAGGCGTATCGAGTAGATTTTATGGCATATCCAACAATTGGGGAATTAGTAGAAAAAGGCTATTTGAAGAAGAATGAAACGACCTGTCCAAATAAAAAAGTGATCGAGATAACGAATGATGGAGAGGTACGATTGGCAAAGCCATCTTCTGAAGTAGGTTCTGGTAGCTGA
- the comGB gene encoding competence type IV pilus assembly protein ComGB, which produces MRIRKLIERIRLDYKKATIWRVREQAHFFSRLSVLMQEGYLFPQAISILLPHHIEAHEEIQKLINEKLRQGVGVSGILETLHISKQYLVAITVAENNGHMIETLKGVAKQMALSEATKKKLMKLLLYPVVLFLFLLLLFLVFRTVFFPNIEKMVTSRTTGKEETSSIALSKLLLHFPDALFVVGIAVICSILIFQLYLKRQPIAQRLKIILKTPFIRMYIRISLTRQFAAYLGSLLQSGFSLQASLQILEEQRLQPFLQHLARCIKERVVFGDTLTRAVNLMEVWQKDFSVFVEHGEQSGYLGKELVLYSELLTEKQEQLLHKILAFVQPTFFIIIAVCIVAAYVSLLLPIYQMIELV; this is translated from the coding sequence ATGCGAATACGAAAATTGATTGAGAGAATTCGTCTTGATTACAAAAAGGCGACAATTTGGCGAGTTAGGGAGCAAGCCCATTTTTTTAGCCGATTAAGCGTGCTAATGCAGGAAGGTTATTTATTCCCGCAAGCTATTTCAATTCTATTACCCCATCATATTGAAGCACATGAAGAAATACAAAAGCTAATCAATGAAAAGCTGAGGCAGGGAGTCGGTGTTTCAGGAATTCTTGAAACTTTGCACATTTCAAAGCAGTATTTAGTGGCTATTACAGTTGCAGAAAACAATGGGCATATGATCGAAACGTTAAAAGGTGTGGCTAAGCAAATGGCTTTGAGTGAGGCGACGAAGAAAAAGTTAATGAAGCTACTCTTATATCCAGTGGTACTCTTTCTATTTTTGTTGCTGTTGTTTTTAGTATTTCGCACCGTATTTTTTCCTAATATAGAAAAAATGGTGACAAGTCGAACTACCGGCAAAGAGGAAACAAGTAGTATTGCTTTGTCAAAGCTATTATTGCATTTTCCCGACGCTCTATTTGTTGTAGGGATAGCCGTAATTTGTAGCATTTTGATTTTTCAGCTGTATCTCAAACGACAACCAATTGCTCAGCGGCTAAAAATCATCTTAAAAACTCCATTTATTCGGATGTATATACGAATATCTTTAACGAGACAATTTGCTGCGTATTTAGGAAGTTTGTTACAAAGTGGATTTTCTTTACAGGCAAGTCTACAAATTTTAGAGGAGCAGCGACTTCAACCATTTCTTCAACATTTGGCCCGATGTATAAAGGAGCGTGTTGTTTTTGGTGATACGCTCACACGAGCTGTAAATTTGATGGAAGTTTGGCAGAAGGATTTCTCCGTATTTGTTGAACATGGGGAGCAAAGTGGCTATTTAGGGAAAGAGCTAGTACTGTATAGCGAATTACTGACAGAAAAGCAGGAGCAACTATTGCATAAAATCCTTGCGTTTGTGCAGCCAACCTTCTTTATTATTATTGCAGTGTGTATAGTTGCCGCGTATGTAAGTTTATTATTACCAATATATCAAATGATTGAACTAGTATAG
- the comGA gene encoding competence type IV pilus ATPase ComGA, translated as MQNFETIVEQKCEQLLLKAYHFGASDLLLVPERVRYRIYFRKYDKLLQAGELPYDLAERMISYYKFLAALDISERRKPQSGSFQKAMEEDQYAFRVSTLPSVFLKESLIIRLLLQNHAFPLTSLSYSKYAADMLMELVKHRQGLLCFTGATGSGKSTSLYSLIHYCSSELNRHVISLEDPVENNQANLLQIQVNERAGVTYSTGLKAILRHSPDVIMIGEIRDKETAKIAIEASLTGHLVVTTIHAKDSVNCLYRFIDLGVSVEELRQTVVGIVAQTLFQSPIIKEERRALFEILSDVHLQMALKAITQKTSYELPHELTLSGQRELIESPNYANTKID; from the coding sequence ATGCAGAATTTTGAAACAATTGTCGAACAAAAATGTGAGCAACTTTTACTAAAAGCATATCATTTCGGTGCATCAGATTTATTGTTAGTTCCAGAAAGAGTACGATATCGTATTTATTTTCGAAAATATGATAAGCTACTCCAAGCAGGTGAGTTACCGTACGATCTTGCGGAACGAATGATTTCCTATTATAAATTTTTAGCGGCATTAGATATAAGCGAGCGGCGAAAACCCCAAAGCGGCTCTTTCCAAAAAGCTATGGAAGAAGATCAATATGCCTTCCGTGTCTCTACACTTCCCTCAGTATTTTTAAAAGAAAGTCTAATTATTCGACTGCTTTTACAAAATCATGCTTTCCCACTTACTTCCCTATCTTACTCTAAGTATGCAGCAGACATGTTGATGGAACTAGTGAAACATCGACAAGGGCTATTATGTTTCACAGGTGCAACCGGATCTGGTAAGTCAACATCTTTGTATTCTCTGATCCATTATTGTTCTTCAGAGTTAAATAGACACGTCATTTCATTAGAGGACCCTGTCGAAAATAATCAGGCTAATCTTCTTCAGATTCAGGTGAACGAACGAGCAGGAGTTACATATTCTACAGGCTTAAAGGCTATTTTGCGCCACTCACCTGACGTTATTATGATTGGAGAAATACGTGATAAAGAGACGGCAAAAATCGCAATCGAGGCATCGTTAACAGGTCATTTAGTGGTCACGACGATTCATGCCAAGGATTCAGTCAATTGCCTTTATCGATTCATTGACTTAGGCGTTTCAGTGGAAGAACTTCGTCAAACAGTTGTAGGTATTGTTGCTCAAACTCTTTTCCAATCGCCAATAATCAAAGAAGAACGCCGTGCATTATTTGAAATATTAAGCGATGTGCATCTTCAAATGGCCTTAAAGGCAATTACGCAAAAAACTAGCTATGAGCTACCACATGAGTTAACACTTTCAGGTCAAAGAGAATTAATAGAGAGTCCGAACTATGCGAATACGAAAATTGATTGA